In the genome of Halapricum salinum, one region contains:
- a CDS encoding ATP-dependent DNA helicase yields the protein MSTEPSYLRFFPYEEPYDHQREAMGRIYDALGDGTDVLFEGACGTGKTLASLAPALKYARESNKTVVITTNVHQQMRQFVEEASAIAQTEDLRAVVFRGKSSMCHIEVGYEECQALRDTTRELVDLEGERAELEQRQRELLDASQAGESEATEARSAVMDELDAVEDELDEFEDRATCEHYYRNLTADTDDFYAWLYDDVRTPDDIYQFAEQQGMCGYELLKEGMEGVDLVVANYHHLLDPLIREQFFRWLGRDPEDVIAVFDEAHNVEDAARDHARRTLSERTVDQALDELSEVEDPRVEAARNVFETYLTALREGYREAMGPGTVRENEVDEHWSDLSIANDDRRDDVTLSFLQAYTGPGFREELDFALELGQTLDQRYEEAYKDGETTVRKECQTLQVAQFLTAWFDEGDAEGMYPVVSVRRREEDGEQDALGGGSAGEIYGRAELYTCIPERVTRSLFDDLHAAVLMSATLRPFDVTEDVLGLDDPETMAYGAQFPEERRRTYAVEAPALFASERDDPATQDAITQALEDAIRFTPGNTLAFFPSYAEAERYYHRVETNATTYLDEPGTPAHDLREEFTDSEHAVLFSSLWGTLTEGVSYDGDDARTVAVVGVPYPHLDDRMDAVQQSYQAAFGGEGEDADDEAGWRYAVEIPTIRKTRQALGRVVRSPTDFGARILVDKRYTQAAEIEMHDYAVRGTFPPEERAEMIDMDPQKLKFGLLNFYNDLEAYDGDPPRP from the coding sequence GTGTCAACCGAGCCGTCGTATCTCCGATTCTTTCCCTACGAGGAGCCCTACGACCACCAGCGGGAGGCGATGGGCCGGATCTACGACGCGCTCGGCGACGGAACAGACGTCCTCTTCGAGGGGGCCTGCGGCACAGGGAAAACGCTGGCGTCGCTCGCGCCCGCCCTGAAGTACGCCCGCGAGTCGAACAAGACCGTCGTCATCACGACCAACGTCCACCAGCAGATGCGCCAGTTCGTCGAGGAGGCCAGCGCCATCGCCCAGACCGAGGATCTCCGAGCCGTGGTCTTCCGCGGGAAATCCTCGATGTGTCACATCGAGGTCGGCTACGAGGAGTGTCAGGCCCTGCGGGATACGACGCGCGAACTCGTCGATCTGGAGGGCGAGCGCGCCGAATTAGAGCAGCGCCAGCGCGAACTGCTGGATGCGAGTCAGGCCGGCGAGAGCGAGGCGACCGAGGCCCGCTCGGCCGTCATGGACGAACTCGATGCGGTCGAGGACGAACTGGATGAGTTCGAGGACCGCGCGACCTGCGAGCACTACTACCGGAACCTCACCGCGGACACCGACGACTTCTACGCGTGGCTGTACGACGACGTGCGGACGCCCGACGACATCTACCAATTCGCCGAGCAGCAGGGAATGTGCGGGTACGAACTGCTGAAGGAAGGCATGGAGGGGGTCGATCTGGTCGTGGCGAACTATCACCACCTGCTGGATCCCCTGATCCGCGAGCAGTTCTTCCGGTGGCTCGGTCGCGACCCCGAGGACGTGATCGCCGTCTTCGACGAGGCCCACAACGTCGAGGACGCCGCCCGTGACCACGCCCGCCGGACGCTCAGCGAGCGGACTGTCGATCAGGCACTCGACGAACTGAGCGAGGTCGAGGACCCGCGGGTCGAGGCGGCCCGGAACGTCTTCGAGACCTACCTGACCGCGCTTCGAGAGGGCTATCGTGAGGCGATGGGACCGGGGACCGTCCGCGAGAACGAGGTCGACGAACACTGGTCAGATCTGTCGATCGCCAACGACGACCGCCGGGACGACGTGACCCTCTCCTTCCTGCAGGCCTACACCGGCCCCGGGTTTCGCGAGGAACTCGATTTCGCCCTCGAACTCGGACAGACGCTCGATCAGCGCTACGAGGAGGCCTACAAGGATGGCGAGACCACAGTCCGCAAGGAGTGTCAGACCCTGCAGGTCGCCCAGTTCCTCACGGCGTGGTTCGACGAGGGCGACGCCGAGGGGATGTATCCCGTGGTGAGTGTTCGGCGGAGAGAGGAGGACGGCGAGCAGGATGCACTCGGTGGCGGCAGTGCGGGCGAGATCTACGGCCGCGCCGAACTCTACACCTGCATTCCCGAGCGCGTGACTCGGTCGCTGTTCGACGATCTTCACGCCGCGGTCCTGATGAGCGCGACGCTGCGACCGTTCGACGTGACCGAGGACGTCCTCGGGCTGGACGACCCGGAGACGATGGCCTACGGTGCGCAGTTCCCCGAGGAGCGCCGCCGCACCTACGCCGTCGAAGCGCCCGCACTGTTCGCCAGCGAGCGCGACGACCCGGCGACCCAGGACGCGATCACCCAGGCGCTCGAAGACGCGATCCGCTTCACGCCAGGAAATACGCTCGCGTTCTTCCCGAGTTACGCCGAAGCCGAGCGCTACTACCACCGCGTCGAAACGAATGCGACGACCTATCTCGACGAACCCGGAACGCCAGCCCACGACCTCCGCGAGGAGTTTACAGACTCCGAGCACGCCGTCCTCTTCTCCTCGCTGTGGGGCACGCTCACCGAGGGCGTCAGCTACGACGGCGACGACGCCCGGACGGTAGCCGTGGTCGGCGTCCCGTACCCCCATCTCGACGACCGGATGGACGCCGTCCAGCAGTCCTATCAGGCCGCCTTCGGCGGCGAGGGCGAGGACGCCGACGACGAGGCGGGCTGGCGCTACGCCGTCGAGATTCCAACGATCAGGAAGACCCGGCAGGCCCTCGGCCGCGTGGTGCGCTCGCCGACGGACTTCGGCGCGCGGATTCTCGTGGACAAACGCTACACACAGGCCGCCGAGATCGAGATGCACGACTACGCCGTCCGCGGGACCTTCCCGCCCGAGGAACGCGCCGAGATGATCGATATGGACCCTCAGAAACTGAAATTCGGCCTGCTGAACTTCTACAACGATCTCGAGGCCTACGACGGCGACCCGCCGAGGCCCTGA
- a CDS encoding spore germination protein GerW family protein, which produces MSIVQSFDAITDRLQHSAGSNAVFGEPIVAEGKTIIPVARIRYGFGGGFGAAETATEIDVFDEEFGEEEHDGDERPTGEGGGMGGGVDASPVGVVEITETETRFVRFADRRRLAAVFFGGLVLGGLLARRGREE; this is translated from the coding sequence ATGTCGATAGTCCAATCGTTCGACGCCATTACAGACCGCCTCCAGCACAGCGCCGGCAGCAACGCCGTCTTCGGTGAACCGATCGTCGCCGAGGGCAAGACGATCATCCCCGTCGCACGCATCCGCTACGGCTTCGGCGGTGGGTTCGGTGCCGCCGAAACGGCGACTGAGATCGACGTGTTCGACGAGGAGTTCGGTGAGGAAGAACACGACGGCGACGAGCGACCGACCGGAGAAGGTGGCGGGATGGGCGGTGGCGTCGACGCCAGTCCCGTCGGGGTGGTCGAGATCACCGAAACCGAGACGCGATTCGTCCGCTTCGCCGACCGACGACGGCTCGCAGCGGTGTTCTTCGGCGGGCTCGTCCTCGGTGGATTGCTGGCCCGCCGCGGCCGTGAGGAGTGA
- a CDS encoding MutS-related protein, whose protein sequence is MELESVPGVGAKTADALSQIDDAERALQEGDVAALARAPGISDGRAARIARAAIRERHDDPGDFLATSRTREIYQEALSLLETRTVTDDAAARLETLYPSAAESRIREVREFTEEALKRDPGPDVLDALEGVKPLSTPSDVRVRDRCLATSDAERYAQAKEAIPEVSVEVVDDTRQVAELARSYATVIVLDEQFAGVDVEGDVRVEPDALDNPAEVVPERALAFFAANRQPLQAAVAVHRAADLDPACDLDTLEDALEKLAADGTPRGDDELDRLVTAVDDLDAAVATAESVANDHLREAIEERDVTIEGTDLLSLVERGAGVDSLLSRELADEYDAAIEAAREHLIDALRLEDTEAIARRTFPEEPTYPVEHTEEVVSRLREELTTARDRRATRLKRDLASDLADLREDAASLVDAALELDMELAVARFAADFDCTLPGVGSIEGADDRAAGEGVAIEGGRSPLLDVSFAEVEPIDYHVDGVALLSGVNSGGKTSTLDLIALVVVLAHMGLPVPADAARVQRIDECHYYAKTQGTLDAGAFEATIRDFGDLVTGVAADRETLVLVDELESITEPGASANIIAGILEALHERGATAVFVSHLAGEIRDVSSVGLAVDGIEAVGLEDGELIVDRSPVKGKLARSTPELIVEKLAEDGDGFYHRLLEKFES, encoded by the coding sequence ATGGAGCTGGAGTCGGTCCCCGGCGTCGGGGCGAAGACCGCCGACGCGCTGTCGCAGATCGACGACGCCGAGCGCGCACTGCAAGAGGGTGACGTCGCCGCACTCGCACGGGCCCCGGGAATCAGCGACGGCCGCGCGGCTCGCATCGCCCGGGCGGCCATCCGCGAGCGCCACGACGACCCCGGCGACTTCCTGGCGACGTCCCGAACGAGAGAGATCTACCAGGAGGCCCTGTCACTCCTCGAAACGCGGACCGTCACCGACGACGCCGCCGCGCGCCTGGAGACGCTCTATCCCAGCGCCGCCGAGAGCCGTATCCGTGAAGTCCGGGAGTTCACCGAGGAGGCCCTCAAGCGCGATCCGGGCCCCGACGTGCTGGACGCGCTGGAAGGGGTCAAACCCCTCTCGACGCCGAGTGACGTCCGGGTCCGGGATCGCTGTCTCGCCACGAGCGACGCCGAGCGGTACGCCCAGGCCAAAGAGGCGATCCCCGAGGTCAGCGTCGAGGTCGTCGACGATACCCGACAGGTGGCGGAGTTGGCCCGCAGTTACGCGACCGTGATCGTGCTGGACGAGCAGTTCGCGGGCGTCGACGTCGAGGGCGACGTCCGGGTCGAACCCGACGCGCTCGACAACCCCGCGGAGGTCGTCCCCGAGCGCGCACTCGCCTTCTTCGCCGCCAACCGCCAACCCCTGCAGGCCGCCGTTGCCGTCCACCGAGCCGCCGACCTCGATCCGGCCTGCGACCTCGATACGCTCGAAGACGCGCTCGAGAAACTGGCCGCGGACGGCACGCCCCGGGGCGACGACGAACTCGACCGGCTCGTCACCGCCGTCGACGACCTCGACGCGGCCGTCGCCACTGCCGAATCCGTCGCCAACGATCACCTCAGGGAGGCCATCGAGGAGCGGGACGTCACCATCGAGGGCACGGATCTCCTCTCGCTGGTCGAGCGCGGCGCGGGCGTGGACTCGTTGCTCTCGCGGGAGCTGGCCGACGAGTACGACGCAGCCATCGAAGCCGCTCGCGAGCACCTGATCGACGCCCTCCGACTCGAGGATACGGAGGCCATCGCCCGGCGGACGTTCCCCGAAGAACCGACCTATCCCGTCGAACATACAGAAGAGGTCGTCTCGCGACTGCGCGAGGAGTTGACGACCGCGCGCGACCGACGCGCGACGCGCCTGAAACGCGATCTGGCGAGCGATCTGGCGGACCTCCGCGAGGACGCCGCGTCGCTGGTCGACGCCGCGCTCGAACTGGACATGGAACTCGCAGTGGCGCGCTTCGCCGCCGACTTCGACTGCACGCTGCCCGGCGTCGGATCGATCGAAGGAGCTGACGACCGGGCTGCCGGCGAGGGTGTCGCCATCGAGGGCGGGCGCTCACCCCTCCTAGACGTTTCCTTCGCCGAAGTCGAACCGATCGACTACCACGTCGACGGGGTCGCGCTGCTCTCGGGGGTCAACAGCGGCGGGAAGACCTCGACGCTGGATCTCATCGCGCTCGTTGTCGTCCTCGCGCACATGGGCCTGCCCGTGCCCGCCGACGCCGCACGGGTCCAGCGGATCGACGAGTGTCACTACTACGCCAAGACTCAGGGGACGCTCGACGCCGGAGCCTTCGAGGCGACGATTCGGGACTTCGGCGACCTCGTGACCGGCGTCGCCGCCGATCGGGAGACGCTCGTCCTCGTCGACGAACTCGAAAGTATCACCGAGCCGGGCGCGAGCGCCAACATCATCGCTGGCATCCTCGAAGCCCTCCACGAGCGCGGCGCGACCGCGGTCTTCGTCTCCCATCTCGCTGGCGAGATTCGCGACGTCTCGAGCGTCGGTCTCGCTGTGGACGGGATCGAGGCCGTCGGACTCGAAGACGGGGAGTTGATCGTCGATCGCTCGCCAGTCAAGGGCAAGCTCGCCCGCTCGACGCCCGAACTGATCGTCGAGAAGCTCGCCGAGGACGGCGACGGATTCTATCACCGACTGCTGGAAAAATTCGAGTCGTAG
- a CDS encoding DUF7537 family lipoprotein, with protein sequence MKRLSTLCLVALVALAGCTGGGGGGTPTETGTLDDAPPGVSASGVDADALVAAHEDALADRSYTLAVDQQTTGGELTIDAKTDSDGLPAIIELSTGSADRETYLTANGSYEIRRGGGEQIVRHVDTDASAVPTGGPYVRDVLDDAQFTYDGTVQRDGRTLHRLSADQADLQRQFQNATVTSYEAELLVSSDGLVHNTTYQLTLAENGTEETFTTRIQLTDVGSTTVAEPAWLGLVSDDPETTTRQVQNASLGTSVTVSGELDNVTAVSVSNASDLFYQSSVVEPSRVSPIVAMQTNRSVSVDSVEMEYDLEAVPDAEASGLFVFAYRPAYGSLLPMETSFDPTNETVRATQFDPDITLNTTDGEQFSPTLDGLRGNVVFVTMDAQTYREALEEANEQQASDQSN encoded by the coding sequence GTGAAACGCCTCAGTACCCTCTGTCTCGTCGCCCTCGTCGCGCTAGCCGGCTGTACCGGCGGTGGCGGCGGCGGGACACCGACCGAGACGGGAACGCTCGACGACGCGCCACCGGGCGTCTCTGCGTCGGGCGTCGACGCCGACGCGCTCGTCGCGGCTCACGAAGACGCGCTCGCCGATCGGAGCTACACGCTGGCGGTCGACCAGCAGACCACCGGCGGTGAGTTGACGATCGACGCGAAAACCGACAGTGACGGCCTCCCCGCGATCATCGAACTCTCGACGGGAAGCGCCGACCGCGAGACCTACCTCACTGCGAACGGCAGCTACGAGATCAGGCGCGGCGGCGGCGAACAGATCGTCCGTCACGTCGACACCGACGCCTCGGCAGTCCCGACGGGCGGCCCGTACGTCCGTGACGTGCTCGACGACGCACAGTTCACCTACGACGGGACCGTCCAGCGCGACGGGCGGACGCTCCACCGACTGTCCGCCGACCAGGCCGACCTCCAGCGCCAGTTCCAGAACGCGACAGTCACCTCCTACGAGGCGGAACTGCTCGTGAGCAGCGACGGACTCGTCCACAACACCACCTACCAACTCACGCTCGCAGAGAACGGGACTGAAGAGACGTTCACGACGCGAATCCAGCTGACCGACGTCGGCTCGACGACGGTCGCGGAACCGGCGTGGCTCGGACTGGTCAGCGACGACCCGGAGACGACGACGAGACAGGTCCAGAACGCAAGTCTCGGCACGTCCGTCACCGTCTCTGGAGAGCTCGACAACGTGACAGCGGTCTCCGTCTCGAACGCCTCCGATCTCTTCTACCAGAGTTCCGTCGTCGAACCCTCGCGCGTCTCGCCGATCGTCGCCATGCAGACGAACCGCTCGGTCTCTGTGGACTCGGTCGAGATGGAATACGACCTCGAGGCGGTCCCCGACGCCGAGGCCAGCGGCCTGTTCGTGTTCGCTTACCGCCCAGCCTACGGCTCACTGCTCCCGATGGAAACGTCGTTCGACCCGACCAACGAGACGGTTCGAGCGACGCAGTTCGACCCCGACATCACGCTCAATACCACCGACGGCGAACAGTTCTCCCCGACGCTCGACGGACTGCGCGGGAACGTCGTGTTCGTCACGATGGACGCCCAGACCTACCGCGAGGCGCTCGAAGAAGCGAACGAGCAACAGGCGAGCGATCAGTCGAACTAG